One window of the Pseudomonas knackmussii B13 genome contains the following:
- a CDS encoding sensor histidine kinase yields MPMSFSLAQLILISFVYLLILFGVAWITERGYIPRRLVRHPLVYTLSLGVYASAWAFYGTVGLAYQYGYGFLAIYLGVSGAFLLAPVLLYPILRITRAYQLSSLADLFAFRFRSTWAGALTTLFMVIGVLPMLALQIEAVTNSVRLLTRTNDTNSTALAFCALITLFAILFGARHIATRERHEGLVMAIAFESLVKLITMGAVGLFALYGVFGGPDGLEVWLLQNQEALSTLHTPLAEGPWRTLLLVFFAAAIVMPHMYHMTFTENLNPRALLTASWGLPLFLLPMSLAVPPILWAGLHLGAATNPEYFTLGLGMVVNSPALALAAFIGGISAASGLIIVMTLALSGMVLNHLVLPLYQPPAEGNIYRWLKWTRRGLIATIILLGYFFYLLLGSEQELSNLGIVSFVATLQFLPGALSVLYWPAANRRGFIAGLVAGMLVWGVTMLVPLIGNLQSIYLPIFDSLYVLDEASWHLAALASLAANVLVFTLVSLFSEASDEEKGAAEACAVDNVRRPQRRELIASSPQEFAGQLAKPLGAKAAQKEVEQALRDLHLPFDERRPYALRRLRDRIEANLSGLMGPSVAQDMVETFLPYKAGGESYVTEDIHFIESRLEDYHSRLTGLAAELDALRRYHRQTLQDLPMGVCSLAKDQEILMWNRAIEDFTGVDAQRVVGSRLSALPEPWKGLLEGFIEAPDQHLHKQRLAIDGQTRWLNLHKAAIEEPLAPGNSGLVILVEDLTETQLLEDKLIHSERLASIGRLAAGVAHEIGNPITGIACLAQNLREEREGDGELTEISGQILEQTKRVSRIVQSLMSFAHAGGKQVEVEPVCLADVAQEAISLLSLNRRSVEVQFFNLCDPEHWVEGDAQRLAQVLINLLSNARDASPPAGAIRVRTEASENTVDLIVEDEGSGIPKSIIERLFEPFFTTKDPGKGTGLGLALVYSIVEEHYGQITIDSPADPERECGTRIRVTLPRHPGPTAEQ; encoded by the coding sequence ATGCCGATGAGCTTTAGCCTTGCCCAGCTGATCCTGATCAGCTTCGTCTACCTTCTGATTCTCTTCGGCGTGGCCTGGATCACCGAACGCGGTTACATCCCGCGACGGCTGGTGCGTCACCCGCTGGTCTACACCCTGTCGCTGGGCGTCTATGCCAGCGCCTGGGCCTTCTACGGCACCGTCGGGCTGGCCTATCAATATGGCTACGGCTTCCTGGCGATCTACCTGGGCGTGTCCGGTGCATTCCTGTTGGCGCCGGTTTTGCTCTATCCGATCCTGCGAATCACCCGCGCCTACCAGCTGTCTTCGCTGGCAGACCTCTTCGCCTTCCGCTTCCGCAGCACCTGGGCCGGCGCGCTGACCACGCTGTTCATGGTGATAGGCGTGCTGCCGATGCTGGCACTGCAGATCGAAGCGGTGACCAACTCGGTGCGCCTGCTGACCCGCACCAACGACACCAACAGCACCGCCCTGGCCTTCTGCGCGCTGATCACCCTCTTCGCAATCCTCTTCGGCGCTCGCCATATCGCCACACGCGAGCGCCACGAAGGGCTGGTGATGGCCATTGCCTTCGAGTCGCTGGTCAAGCTGATCACCATGGGGGCGGTTGGATTGTTCGCCCTCTACGGCGTGTTCGGCGGCCCCGACGGCCTGGAGGTCTGGCTGCTGCAGAACCAGGAGGCACTGAGCACATTGCATACGCCGCTGGCGGAAGGCCCCTGGCGCACGCTGCTGCTGGTGTTCTTCGCTGCCGCCATCGTGATGCCGCACATGTATCACATGACCTTCACCGAGAACCTCAACCCGCGCGCACTGCTCACCGCGAGCTGGGGCCTGCCGCTGTTCCTGCTGCCGATGAGCCTGGCGGTGCCGCCGATCCTCTGGGCCGGCCTGCACCTGGGCGCGGCGACCAACCCGGAATACTTCACCCTCGGCCTGGGCATGGTGGTGAACAGTCCGGCGCTCGCCCTAGCCGCCTTCATCGGCGGTATTTCCGCGGCCAGCGGGCTGATCATCGTGATGACCCTGGCGCTCTCCGGCATGGTGCTCAACCACCTGGTGCTGCCGCTGTACCAGCCACCCGCCGAGGGCAACATCTACCGCTGGCTGAAATGGACCCGCCGCGGCCTGATCGCCACCATCATCCTGCTCGGCTACTTCTTCTACCTGCTGCTCGGCTCGGAGCAGGAGCTGTCGAACCTCGGCATCGTCTCCTTCGTCGCCACCCTGCAGTTCCTTCCCGGCGCGCTCTCCGTGCTTTATTGGCCGGCGGCCAATCGCCGTGGATTCATCGCAGGTCTCGTCGCCGGCATGCTGGTCTGGGGCGTGACCATGCTGGTGCCACTGATCGGCAACCTGCAGAGCATCTACCTGCCGATCTTCGACTCGCTGTACGTGCTCGACGAAGCCAGCTGGCACCTTGCAGCGCTGGCCTCGCTGGCCGCCAACGTGCTGGTGTTCACCCTGGTCTCGCTGTTCAGCGAAGCCAGCGACGAAGAGAAAGGTGCGGCCGAAGCCTGCGCCGTCGACAACGTACGCCGTCCGCAGCGCCGCGAGCTGATCGCCAGCTCGCCGCAGGAGTTCGCCGGGCAACTCGCCAAGCCGCTGGGTGCCAAGGCCGCGCAGAAGGAAGTCGAACAGGCCCTGCGCGACCTGCACCTGCCCTTCGACGAACGCCGCCCATATGCCCTGCGCCGCCTGCGCGACCGAATCGAGGCCAACCTCTCCGGCCTGATGGGCCCCAGCGTCGCCCAGGACATGGTGGAAACCTTCCTGCCCTACAAGGCCGGCGGCGAAAGCTACGTCACCGAGGACATCCACTTCATCGAGAGCCGCCTGGAGGACTACCACTCGCGGCTCACAGGCCTGGCCGCCGAACTCGACGCCCTGCGCCGCTATCACCGGCAGACCCTTCAGGACTTGCCGATGGGCGTCTGCTCGCTGGCCAAGGACCAGGAAATCCTCATGTGGAACCGCGCCATCGAGGACTTCACCGGCGTCGATGCGCAGCGCGTGGTCGGCTCGCGCCTGTCGGCCTTGCCCGAGCCCTGGAAAGGCTTGCTGGAAGGTTTCATCGAAGCGCCAGACCAACACTTGCACAAACAGCGCCTGGCTATCGACGGCCAGACCCGCTGGTTGAACCTGCACAAGGCGGCCATCGAAGAGCCACTTGCTCCCGGTAACAGCGGCCTAGTGATCCTGGTCGAGGACCTCACCGAGACCCAGCTGCTGGAAGACAAGCTGATCCACTCCGAGCGCCTGGCCTCCATCGGCCGCCTGGCAGCCGGCGTGGCGCACGAGATCGGCAACCCGATCACCGGCATCGCTTGCCTCGCCCAGAATCTGCGCGAGGAACGCGAAGGCGACGGCGAGCTGACCGAGATCAGCGGGCAGATCCTCGAACAGACCAAGCGTGTCTCGCGCATCGTCCAGTCACTGATGAGCTTCGCCCATGCTGGCGGCAAGCAGGTCGAAGTCGAACCTGTATGCCTGGCCGACGTCGCCCAGGAAGCCATCAGTTTGCTATCATTGAACCGCCGCAGCGTCGAAGTGCAGTTCTTCAACCTCTGCGATCCCGAACACTGGGTCGAAGGCGATGCCCAACGCCTCGCTCAAGTCCTGATAAACCTGCTGTCCAATGCCCGCGACGCTTCACCGCCGGCCGGCGCCATCCGGGTCCGCACTGAGGCCTCGGAGAACACCGTCGACCTGATCGTCGAGGACGAAGGCAGCGGCATTCCGAAATCCATCATCGAGCGACTGTTCGAGCCCTTCTTCACCACCAAGGACCCCGGCAAGGGGACCGGCCTGGGGCTCGCACTGGTCTATTCGATCGTGGAAGAGCATTATGGGCAGATCACCATAGACAGCCCGGCTGACCCCGAACGTGAATGCGGTACGCGCATTCGCGTCACCTTGCCGCGGCATCCTGGCCCGACGGCCGAGCAGTAG
- the dksA gene encoding RNA polymerase-binding protein DksA — MPTKAKQQSSQLIRGFEPYQETKGEEYMSERMRAHFTSILNKWKVELMEEVDRTVHHMQDEAANFPDPADRASQEEEFSLELRARDRERKLIKKIDETLQLIEDNDYGWCDSCGVEIGIRRLEARPTATLCIDCKTLAEIKEKQLGS, encoded by the coding sequence ATGCCCACCAAAGCAAAACAGCAGAGCAGCCAACTGATTCGTGGCTTCGAGCCCTACCAGGAAACCAAGGGCGAGGAGTACATGAGCGAGCGCATGCGCGCCCACTTCACCTCCATCCTCAACAAATGGAAAGTTGAGCTGATGGAAGAAGTCGACCGCACCGTGCACCACATGCAGGACGAAGCGGCCAACTTCCCCGATCCGGCCGACCGCGCCAGCCAGGAAGAGGAATTCAGCCTCGAACTGCGTGCCCGCGATCGCGAGCGCAAGCTGATCAAGAAGATCGACGAAACCCTGCAGCTGATCGAAGACAACGATTACGGCTGGTGCGACTCCTGCGGCGTGGAAATCGGTATCCGCCGCCTGGAAGCCCGCCCGACCGCGACCCTGTGCATCGACTGCAAGACCCTCGCGGAAATCAAGGAAAAGCAACTCGGCTCCTGA
- the gluQRS gene encoding tRNA glutamyl-Q(34) synthetase GluQRS: protein MPESRYIGRFAPTPSGYLHFGSLVAAVASYLDARAVGGRWLVRMEDLAPPREMPGAQDAILQTLERYGFEWDGPVERQSSRGEAYEAVIQQWLLSGLAYACTCSRKQLEGTGGIYPGTCRNAQHDWHGDVAIRIRVPELEYAFIDRVQGEFRQHLGREVGDFIIRRRDGLFAYQLAVVLDDAWQGVTDIVRGADLLDNTPRQLYLQELLGIAHPRYLHVPLIIQPDGHKLGKSYRSPPLPAEQAAPLLVRALRALGQAAPQALVHCTPREVLDWGIAHWDAGRIPRSLTLEDARL, encoded by the coding sequence ATGCCTGAATCCCGCTACATAGGCCGCTTCGCCCCCACACCCAGTGGCTACCTGCACTTCGGCTCGCTGGTCGCCGCCGTCGCCTCCTACCTGGATGCCCGCGCGGTCGGCGGCCGCTGGCTGGTGCGCATGGAAGACCTCGCCCCGCCGCGGGAAATGCCCGGCGCACAGGACGCCATCCTGCAGACCCTGGAGCGCTACGGCTTCGAGTGGGACGGCCCGGTGGAGCGCCAGAGCTCCCGCGGCGAAGCCTACGAGGCGGTGATCCAGCAATGGCTGCTTAGCGGCCTGGCCTATGCGTGCACCTGCTCGCGCAAACAGCTCGAAGGTACCGGCGGCATCTATCCCGGCACCTGCCGAAACGCACAGCATGACTGGCATGGCGACGTCGCCATCCGCATCCGCGTACCGGAGCTTGAATACGCCTTCATCGACCGCGTGCAGGGCGAGTTCCGCCAGCACCTGGGCCGCGAAGTCGGCGACTTCATCATCCGTCGCCGCGACGGCCTCTTCGCCTACCAATTGGCCGTGGTGTTGGACGATGCCTGGCAGGGCGTGACCGACATCGTTCGCGGCGCCGACCTCCTCGACAACACCCCGCGCCAGCTGTACCTGCAAGAGCTGCTCGGCATCGCCCATCCGCGTTACCTGCACGTCCCGCTGATCATCCAGCCGGATGGCCACAAGCTGGGCAAGTCATATCGCTCGCCACCGCTCCCCGCCGAACAGGCCGCGCCCCTTCTGGTTCGCGCCTTGCGCGCGTTGGGCCAGGCGGCGCCGCAAGCGCTGGTCCACTGCACGCCGCGCGAGGTCCTCGACTGGGGCATCGCGCACTGGGATGCAGGGCGAATTCCCCGCAGCCTGACGCTGGAAGACGCTCGGCTCTAA